A genome region from Gemmatimonadota bacterium includes the following:
- a CDS encoding purine-nucleoside phosphorylase, whose product MTETLAYLRERLTRRPRAMLILGSGLGGLADDLEQPVRLPFAEIPGFARAQVEGHAGALVAGRLEGVECVVLQGRYHVYEGHPPEAVALPVRALAALGARTLIVSSAAGALNPAFRAGDLMILADHINLMWRNPLIGPVIPGDERFPDMSRPFDPELRAVAERVAEERGIRVVRGVYCAVSGPSYETRAEIRMLRRFGADAVGMSTVPEVLAARAMGVRVLGISLISNLAAGLHAGPLEHAEVIAAGAEARGRFADLVRGVIRELPLLLEVEMD is encoded by the coding sequence GTGACGGAAACGCTGGCCTACCTGCGGGAGCGCCTGACCCGCCGCCCCCGCGCGATGCTGATCCTGGGCTCCGGGCTCGGCGGCCTGGCGGACGACCTCGAGCAGCCCGTCCGCTTGCCCTTCGCCGAGATCCCCGGCTTTGCGCGCGCGCAGGTCGAGGGGCACGCCGGCGCACTCGTGGCCGGCCGGCTCGAGGGCGTGGAATGCGTCGTCCTCCAGGGCCGCTATCACGTGTACGAGGGCCACCCGCCGGAGGCGGTCGCGCTGCCAGTTCGCGCCCTGGCCGCGCTCGGCGCCCGCACCCTCATCGTGAGCAGCGCCGCCGGCGCGCTGAACCCCGCCTTCCGCGCCGGCGACCTCATGATCCTGGCGGACCATATCAATCTCATGTGGCGGAACCCGCTGATCGGGCCCGTCATCCCTGGCGACGAGCGGTTTCCGGACATGTCCCGCCCCTTCGACCCGGAGCTGCGGGCAGTCGCCGAGCGCGTGGCCGAAGAACGCGGAATCCGGGTGGTCCGGGGCGTGTACTGCGCCGTGAGCGGTCCCAGCTACGAGACGCGGGCAGAAATCCGCATGCTGCGCCGATTCGGCGCCGATGCCGTGGGGATGAGCACTGTGCCGGAGGTGCTGGCAGCCCGCGCCATGGGTGTGCGCGTCCTCGGCATCTCGCTGATCAGCAATCTGGCTGCGGGTCTGCATGCCGGCCCACTCGAGCACGCCGAGGTGATCGCCGCTGGCGCGGAGGCGCGAGGCCGCTTCGCCGACCTGGTGCGCGGCGTGATCCGCGAGCTGCCGCTGCTGCTCGAAGTGGAAATGGATTGA